One genomic segment of Marinitoga sp. 38H-ov includes these proteins:
- a CDS encoding ferredoxin, which produces MKVFVDQDACIGCGVCENLCPDVFKINDEGKAETLMAETDLPCAQDAADSCPTQAISVEE; this is translated from the coding sequence GTGAAAGTATTTGTAGATCAAGACGCATGTATCGGATGTGGAGTATGTGAAAATTTATGTCCAGATGTATTCAAAATCAATGATGAAGGTAAAGCAGAAACATTAATGGCTGAAACAGATTTACCTTGTGCACAAGATGCAGCAGATTCTTGTCCAACACAAGCTATTTCAGTAGAAGAATAA
- a CDS encoding D-2-hydroxyacid dehydrogenase, which translates to MWIHINDPLDSEATEKLKNALPNAKITIEHFEQGVLKEKVKDFDVLVVRSATKATREIIENGKNLKLIARAGMGLDNVDLEAAKEKGIKVINTPGANSLSVAELVVGYILAIYRHIVTGTVTLREGKWEKKNLKGFELTGKTLGIVGFGNIGKLVRKLVTGFDMNVLVFDVFEIPEEIQKEHNVKQVSLEELIKNSDIITLHVPLTDKTKHLISEKEFEMMKDNVVIINAARGGVVDEEALLKYLENGKVLGAGLDVFETEPPKTDVQMKLLNHPMVVGTPHIGATTKEAQKRVGLELVDKIIEFVKNA; encoded by the coding sequence ATGTGGATACATATTAATGACCCATTAGATTCAGAAGCTACAGAAAAATTAAAAAATGCATTACCTAATGCAAAAATTACAATAGAGCATTTTGAACAAGGTGTGTTAAAGGAAAAAGTTAAAGATTTTGATGTTTTAGTAGTTAGAAGCGCAACCAAAGCTACAAGAGAGATTATCGAAAATGGTAAAAATTTAAAATTAATAGCTAGAGCGGGAATGGGTTTAGATAATGTTGACTTGGAAGCTGCTAAAGAAAAAGGAATAAAAGTAATAAATACACCTGGAGCTAATTCTTTATCTGTTGCAGAACTAGTTGTTGGTTATATATTGGCAATTTATAGACATATTGTTACTGGTACAGTTACTTTAAGAGAAGGTAAATGGGAAAAGAAAAACTTAAAAGGCTTTGAATTAACAGGAAAAACATTAGGTATAGTTGGATTTGGAAATATTGGTAAATTAGTGAGAAAATTAGTTACAGGTTTTGATATGAATGTTTTAGTTTTTGATGTTTTTGAAATTCCTGAAGAAATTCAAAAAGAACATAATGTAAAACAAGTTTCACTAGAAGAATTAATTAAGAATTCTGATATTATTACATTACATGTTCCATTAACTGATAAAACTAAACATTTAATATCTGAAAAAGAGTTTGAAATGATGAAAGATAATGTAGTTATTATTAATGCTGCACGTGGTGGAGTGGTTGACGAAGAAGCATTATTAAAGTATTTAGAAAATGGTAAAGTGTTAGGAGCTGGATTAGATGTATTTGAAACTGAACCACCAAAAACTGATGTCCAAATGAAATTGTTAAATCATCCTATGGTTGTTGGTACTCCTCATATTGGGGCTACAACAAAAGAGGCACAAAAAAGAGTAGGATTAGAGTTAGTTGATAAAATAATAGAGTTTGTTAAGAATGCGTAA
- a CDS encoding alanine--glyoxylate aminotransferase family protein, giving the protein MAKMIRKNYLLAPGPTPVPIDLLLEGARDTIHHRTPQYLEIQKIALEGAKYIFRTENPVFILSSSGTGAMETAVANTLNPGDKAIVVVAGKFGERWMEICKAYGIDPIVVDLEWGDYVRPETIKELLEKNPDTKAVFTTLSETSTGTVHPIKEIADIVKETNAIIAVDAISGMLAQPLEMDAWNLDIVVTGVQKGFMMPPGIALISVSEKAWKVIEENKNHHYYFDLKAYKKKYPDSPYTPPVNLVYQLAKSVQMIEEEGIENVWERHRIMADATRAAVQAMGLELFAKNPGNVLTSIKVPEGVDGGKILKYLRDEEGVTFAGGQEHLKGKIIRIAHLGYMSKYDVIVGISALEMALKKFGYDVELGSGVKAAQEVFMKEGV; this is encoded by the coding sequence ATGGCAAAAATGATTAGAAAAAATTATTTATTAGCACCTGGACCAACACCAGTTCCTATTGATTTATTATTAGAAGGAGCAAGAGATACAATTCATCACAGAACACCTCAATATTTAGAAATTCAAAAAATTGCTTTAGAAGGAGCAAAATATATATTTAGAACAGAAAATCCTGTATTTATATTATCTTCTTCAGGTACAGGAGCAATGGAAACAGCAGTTGCAAATACATTAAACCCTGGAGATAAAGCAATTGTTGTAGTAGCTGGAAAATTTGGAGAAAGATGGATGGAAATATGTAAAGCATATGGAATAGATCCTATTGTTGTAGATTTAGAGTGGGGAGATTATGTAAGACCTGAAACTATTAAAGAGTTATTAGAAAAAAATCCAGATACTAAAGCTGTATTTACTACATTAAGTGAAACATCTACTGGAACAGTTCACCCAATTAAAGAAATTGCTGATATAGTTAAAGAAACAAATGCAATTATAGCTGTTGATGCGATTAGTGGTATGCTAGCTCAACCATTAGAAATGGATGCTTGGAACTTAGATATAGTTGTAACTGGAGTACAAAAAGGATTTATGATGCCTCCAGGTATTGCGTTAATAAGTGTAAGTGAAAAAGCTTGGAAAGTTATTGAAGAAAATAAAAATCATCATTATTATTTTGATTTAAAAGCTTACAAGAAAAAATATCCAGATTCACCATATACACCACCAGTTAATTTGGTATATCAATTAGCAAAATCTGTACAAATGATAGAAGAAGAAGGAATAGAAAATGTTTGGGAAAGACATAGAATAATGGCTGATGCTACTAGAGCAGCTGTTCAAGCTATGGGATTAGAGTTATTTGCTAAAAATCCTGGTAATGTTTTAACATCAATAAAAGTTCCTGAAGGTGTTGATGGAGGAAAGATATTAAAATATTTAAGAGATGAAGAAGGGGTAACATTTGCAGGTGGTCAAGAACATTTAAAAGGTAAAATTATTAGAATTGCACATTTAGGTTATATGTCAAAATATGATGTTATAGTTGGAATTAGTGCATTGGAAATGGCATTGAAAAAATTTGGATACGATGTTGAATTAGGTTCTGGTGTAAAAGCTGCTCAAGAAGTATTTATGAAAGAAGGTGTTTAA
- a CDS encoding isochorismatase family protein, which yields MEIIKKLKDLNFNSNNTAILCVDCQNGFTLRCENELPVNGTNEDWINSVNNFLFSAKKENYLIIASKDDHPENHISFNTWPPHCIKGTYGNELFINQYDYLVKKGTTESTDSYSAFYEDINLKNSNGLEEFLKEKNIKKLAILGLAGDVCVLATIKTALEKNFEVVVLNDYIKSVNEKDMEYILNSENLIDNIKIL from the coding sequence ATGGAAATTATAAAAAAATTAAAAGATTTAAATTTTAATTCTAATAACACAGCTATTTTATGTGTCGACTGTCAAAACGGATTTACATTAAGGTGCGAAAATGAACTCCCAGTAAATGGAACAAATGAAGATTGGATAAATTCTGTAAACAACTTTTTATTTAGCGCAAAAAAAGAAAACTATTTAATAATTGCAAGTAAAGATGATCACCCTGAAAATCATATTTCTTTTAATACATGGCCACCACATTGTATAAAAGGAACATATGGTAATGAATTATTTATAAATCAATACGATTATCTTGTAAAAAAAGGAACTACTGAAAGTACTGATAGTTATTCAGCATTTTATGAAGACATTAATTTAAAAAATTCAAATGGATTAGAAGAATTTTTAAAAGAAAAAAATATTAAAAAATTAGCTATTTTAGGATTAGCAGGTGACGTTTGTGTTTTAGCAACAATAAAAACCGCATTAGAAAAAAATTTTGAAGTTGTTGTTTTAAATGATTATATAAAAAGTGTCAATGAAAAAGATATGGAATATATTTTAAATTCAGAAAATTTAATAGACAATATAAAAATATTATAG
- a CDS encoding DUF2089 domain-containing protein, with the protein MKKNKRLTHCPVCGKELIISELKCPECDVTIKGSFHLDDFAKLSDEQLYFLKIFIKNRGNLSDVQKEIGISYPTAKARLEGVVRAMGFEEKKSNIDTLLILEKIEKGEITPEEAKELLRRGDK; encoded by the coding sequence ATGAAGAAAAATAAAAGATTAACTCATTGTCCTGTTTGTGGAAAAGAGCTTATTATTTCTGAGCTAAAATGCCCAGAATGCGATGTTACTATTAAAGGAAGTTTTCATTTAGATGATTTTGCAAAATTATCTGACGAACAGCTTTATTTTTTAAAAATTTTTATCAAAAATAGAGGAAATCTTTCTGATGTTCAAAAGGAAATTGGAATTTCATATCCAACAGCTAAGGCTCGTTTAGAAGGTGTAGTTAGAGCTATGGGATTTGAAGAGAAAAAATCTAATATTGATACTTTATTAATTTTAGAAAAAATAGAAAAAGGCGAAATCACTCCTGAAGAAGCAAAAGAACTTCTTAGAAGAGGTGATAAATAA
- a CDS encoding DUF4097 family beta strand repeat-containing protein, with product MILKPDNTFSNVEINCVNVDITINSSTNNSFEIEDLTKNIEIENFVKNDVWYINIKPKNESFLSKIFGFQFTQSNDLDANLYINQDVLNIRINTVSSDISANNILLDKFNIKNVSGDVDINNSKINSLIINGTSGDLETHNSSIKSFYIKTVSGDCVIDYLHENFKLVKIKSVSGDAHLYINGEKEIYLKKESSLSGDINTNIPVKFEESDERYIIFNTLSGDLFIERTNIKTNQNNEKTINQNSSVQKNNNLLNDNLLTIEEQKILELYISGKINKEFAIELLENIGYTKEDAYIFLKEHLGGE from the coding sequence ATGATTTTAAAACCAGATAATACATTTTCAAATGTAGAAATAAATTGTGTTAATGTTGATATTACTATTAATTCAAGTACTAATAATTCATTTGAAATAGAAGATTTAACAAAAAACATTGAAATAGAAAATTTTGTAAAAAACGATGTTTGGTATATAAATATCAAACCAAAAAATGAAAGCTTTTTATCAAAAATTTTTGGTTTCCAATTTACTCAATCAAATGATTTAGACGCTAATTTATATATAAATCAAGATGTATTAAATATACGCATAAATACTGTTAGTTCAGATATTTCAGCAAATAACATATTACTTGACAAATTTAATATAAAAAATGTATCTGGAGATGTAGATATCAATAATTCTAAAATAAACTCTCTCATTATTAACGGTACAAGCGGGGATTTAGAAACTCATAACTCTTCTATTAAATCATTTTATATAAAAACAGTTTCTGGAGATTGCGTAATAGATTATTTGCACGAAAATTTTAAATTAGTAAAAATAAAGTCAGTTTCTGGAGATGCACATCTATATATTAATGGAGAAAAAGAAATTTATTTAAAAAAAGAATCATCTTTATCCGGAGATATTAATACAAATATCCCTGTAAAATTTGAAGAATCTGATGAAAGATATATTATTTTTAACACATTAAGCGGGGATTTATTTATTGAAAGAACTAATATTAAAACAAATCAAAATAATGAGAAAACTATTAATCAAAATAGCAGTGTTCAGAAAAATAATAATTTACTAAATGATAATTTATTAACTATTGAAGAACAAAAGATATTAGAGTTGTATATAAGCGGAAAAATCAATAAGGAATTTGCAATAGAACTACTTGAAAATATTGGATATACAAAGGAAGATGCTTATATCTTTTTAAAAGAACATTTAGGAGGAGAATAA
- a CDS encoding M1 family metallopeptidase translates to MKKIIFFLFIFINVFLFSANYDLNIELLEKEKAILGELTVILENDEEPYFALFPNLDSHENPYINALFEPKIKNRIEIISVTDKNNDNLNFSFLDYHSKKFRDYQKKNGILKVDTNKKIIKITFKTYFLDKSSPDNVAFNDIFIWRFGWYPILIDKNSDYSLVHHNIAIKVKNNKVYAPILSGKKINDKYFSEGKYVSMPIVFVKKDSYRNLKLESKDYSVNIWYRKGQEQRSAIMASHVIKALELHTINFGKLKYTNINVFQDPYPGMYGMAADGMFLLGDGFFTTADLLLPGLLEPMTFYVVSHELAHMWFGIGVGVDFAKNNFMSESLADYAAQISMYEKYGDDRLYNIYLPDILTDSFSELLVKNFSELDQNGLFNLNYYNINNSITDDIDKIPANFTSYIYYNKGKRAMLSLEDFLGKEKFKHLLSEYYYKYNEKNPSENDFIDFLSEYVDKDVLHDLFFNQNNFDASIKSKEDKIIVDLNNMKIPTKVRILTEDGTKEIITIENIELNKNEIIAIDIDPQMHTFDVERHNNHYPILIKSNLLNNNISKFDAYEINFKTSFEFNNYYRNSSILSFEKFPYYSLGLGYYSLYSENFDMLDLGLNSKISFNPNPWFGLNLSYLKSLYYSYQNLIGQFKISIPKDLDIGSFSNALAYSTTFILNGEFTDTDNYYLNPTIIYDNLYNLGLYFTGSYYIINSENSFTNAYTADIAYLFDNYLPILNSFSLELKYSNNAIFNPLLDKISLLYDNDPMLYNFVKEIYGINLELINFSDNSDNRINIFNILSIGDMDYNLNAIYKLIDNENLFGITFNISPEFYIITDENIPINFEFGTYYIPSKNLYTLTFSFSSALDTLIRTSIK, encoded by the coding sequence ATGAAAAAAATAATTTTTTTTCTATTTATTTTTATAAACGTATTCTTATTTTCAGCAAATTATGATTTAAACATAGAATTATTAGAAAAAGAAAAAGCTATTTTAGGTGAATTAACTGTTATTTTAGAAAATGACGAAGAACCATATTTTGCATTATTTCCAAATTTAGATAGCCATGAAAATCCATATATTAATGCATTATTTGAACCAAAGATTAAAAATAGAATTGAAATAATAAGTGTAACTGATAAAAATAATGATAACTTAAATTTTTCTTTTTTAGATTATCATTCAAAAAAATTTAGAGATTATCAAAAGAAAAATGGAATTTTAAAAGTTGATACAAATAAAAAAATTATAAAAATTACTTTTAAAACATATTTTTTGGATAAAAGTTCTCCTGATAATGTAGCTTTTAATGATATTTTTATTTGGAGATTTGGTTGGTACCCTATTCTAATTGATAAAAATAGTGATTATTCTCTTGTTCATCACAATATTGCGATAAAAGTTAAGAATAATAAGGTATATGCACCTATATTATCTGGAAAAAAAATAAATGATAAATATTTTTCTGAAGGTAAATACGTTTCTATGCCCATTGTTTTTGTAAAAAAGGATTCGTATAGAAATTTAAAGTTAGAATCTAAAGATTATTCAGTAAATATATGGTATAGAAAAGGGCAAGAACAAAGATCTGCTATAATGGCTTCACATGTAATTAAAGCTTTAGAATTACACACAATAAATTTTGGAAAATTAAAGTATACAAATATTAATGTTTTTCAAGATCCTTATCCAGGAATGTATGGTATGGCTGCTGATGGAATGTTCCTATTAGGAGACGGTTTTTTTACCACAGCAGATTTACTTTTACCTGGATTATTAGAACCTATGACTTTTTATGTAGTTTCTCATGAACTAGCTCATATGTGGTTTGGAATTGGAGTTGGAGTTGATTTTGCTAAAAATAATTTTATGAGTGAATCTTTAGCTGATTATGCAGCTCAAATTTCTATGTATGAAAAATATGGCGATGATAGATTATATAATATTTATTTACCTGATATTTTAACTGATAGTTTTTCTGAATTATTAGTAAAGAACTTTTCAGAATTAGATCAAAATGGATTATTTAACTTAAATTATTATAATATAAATAATTCTATAACTGATGATATAGATAAAATACCTGCAAATTTTACTTCATATATATATTATAATAAGGGAAAAAGAGCTATGTTATCTCTTGAAGATTTTTTAGGAAAAGAGAAATTTAAACACCTTCTTTCAGAATACTATTATAAATATAATGAAAAAAATCCTTCAGAAAATGATTTTATTGATTTTCTTTCAGAATATGTTGATAAAGATGTTTTACATGACTTATTTTTTAATCAAAATAACTTTGACGCATCTATAAAAAGCAAAGAAGATAAAATAATTGTTGATCTAAATAATATGAAAATTCCAACAAAAGTTAGAATTTTAACAGAAGATGGAACTAAAGAAATTATTACAATAGAAAACATTGAATTAAACAAAAACGAAATAATAGCTATAGATATTGATCCACAAATGCATACTTTTGACGTCGAAAGACATAATAATCATTATCCAATTTTAATAAAGTCTAACTTACTAAATAATAATATATCAAAATTTGATGCTTATGAAATAAACTTTAAAACAAGTTTTGAATTTAATAATTATTATCGAAATTCATCAATACTATCTTTTGAAAAATTCCCATATTATAGTTTAGGACTAGGTTATTATTCATTATATTCTGAAAATTTTGATATGTTAGATTTAGGATTAAATTCAAAAATTTCCTTTAATCCAAATCCATGGTTTGGATTAAATTTGAGTTATTTAAAAAGTTTATACTATTCATATCAAAATTTAATAGGTCAATTTAAAATTTCAATTCCAAAAGATTTAGATATTGGTAGCTTCTCAAACGCATTAGCTTATTCAACAACATTTATTTTAAACGGTGAATTTACAGATACAGACAATTATTATTTAAATCCAACCATAATTTATGATAACTTATACAATTTAGGATTATATTTTACTGGTAGTTATTATATTATTAATTCTGAAAATTCATTTACAAATGCATATACAGCTGATATTGCTTATTTATTTGATAATTATTTACCAATATTAAACTCTTTTAGTTTAGAATTAAAATATTCAAATAATGCTATTTTTAATCCGTTATTAGACAAAATTTCGTTATTATATGATAATGATCCTATGCTGTATAATTTTGTAAAAGAAATATATGGAATAAATTTAGAACTAATTAATTTTTCTGATAATTCAGATAATAGAATAAATATATTTAACATATTGTCAATAGGTGACATGGATTATAATTTAAATGCCATATATAAACTAATAGATAATGAAAACTTATTTGGAATAACATTTAATATTTCACCAGAATTTTATATTATTACTGATGAAAATATTCCTATAAATTTTGAATTCGGAACATATTATATACCTTCAAAAAATTTATATACATTAACTTTTTCATTTTCATCAGCCCTTGATACTTTAATAAGAACATCTATTAAATAA
- the wecB gene encoding UDP-N-acetylglucosamine 2-epimerase (non-hydrolyzing) — protein sequence MKVGLIFGTRPEAIKMAPVYHTLKEYGIDTKIIATAQHREMLDQVLKLFEISPYYDLNVMTHRQTLPELTKNLIDKIDKIMKNENFDYILVQGDTTSTFVGALISFYYKIPVGHIEAGLRTDNIYNPFPEEMNRRLTSVISSLHFPPTKISKNNLLKEGISEENIFITGNTVIDALLWVIDKNKDKIEEILKKYNLLDKKYILMTMHRRENWGDPMKNVMQAIKEFLSKNKDIYLVFPVHLNPAVREIVFPELEKLENAILIDPLEYLEFTAIMSGAYFIMTDSGGIQEEAPALGKPTLVLRETTERPEAIEAGTAKLIGTNKENVLKYINKLSFDNDYYSKMSKAKNPFGDGKASMRIAKILLKEPVEEFNI from the coding sequence TTGAAAGTTGGATTAATATTTGGAACTAGGCCTGAAGCTATTAAAATGGCGCCTGTATATCATACTTTAAAAGAATATGGGATTGACACAAAGATTATTGCAACTGCACAGCATAGAGAGATGCTAGATCAAGTCTTAAAACTTTTTGAAATATCTCCATATTATGATTTAAATGTTATGACTCATAGGCAAACATTGCCAGAACTAACAAAAAATTTAATTGATAAAATAGATAAAATAATGAAAAATGAAAATTTTGATTATATTTTAGTACAAGGTGATACAACATCAACTTTTGTAGGAGCTTTAATTTCTTTTTACTATAAAATACCAGTTGGCCATATTGAGGCAGGTTTAAGAACTGATAATATATATAATCCTTTTCCTGAAGAAATGAATAGAAGGCTTACTAGTGTTATTAGTTCTTTACATTTTCCACCAACTAAAATATCTAAAAATAACTTATTAAAAGAAGGAATTTCCGAAGAAAATATTTTTATTACTGGAAATACTGTTATTGATGCATTGTTATGGGTTATAGATAAAAATAAAGATAAAATAGAAGAAATATTAAAAAAGTATAATTTATTAGATAAAAAATATATTTTAATGACTATGCATAGAAGAGAAAATTGGGGAGATCCAATGAAAAATGTAATGCAAGCAATAAAAGAGTTTTTATCAAAAAACAAAGATATTTATTTAGTATTTCCAGTTCATTTAAATCCAGCTGTAAGAGAAATAGTTTTTCCGGAATTAGAAAAGTTAGAAAATGCAATATTAATAGATCCGTTAGAATATCTCGAATTTACAGCAATAATGTCTGGAGCATATTTTATTATGACAGATTCAGGAGGCATTCAAGAAGAAGCTCCAGCTTTAGGAAAACCTACATTGGTATTAAGAGAAACTACGGAAAGACCTGAAGCTATTGAAGCTGGAACTGCTAAATTAATAGGTACAAATAAAGAAAATGTTTTAAAATATATAAATAAGCTATCTTTTGATAATGATTATTATTCTAAAATGTCAAAAGCAAAAAATCCATTTGGTGATGGAAAAGCTTCAATGAGAATTGCAAAAATTCTTTTAAAAGAACCTGTTGAGGAATTTAATATATAG
- a CDS encoding DUF4416 family protein — protein MGKIKDIDRVNYVIHIFTAGDTDYWLYHENVLEELEKHFGEIDYISDELDFQKYTYYYNMEMGQNVKIKARMISFKNLYSPGFLADAKTITNNIEAKYAVEGKRKVNLDVGYIHHMQFVLASTKPWGNRIYLSKGIYAEITLMYVYEQWKAFDHSYQNFKDKEYQDILTVIREMYLEKRKKWLAGKK, from the coding sequence ATGGGGAAAATTAAAGATATCGATAGAGTTAATTATGTTATACATATATTTACTGCTGGTGATACAGATTATTGGCTATATCATGAAAATGTTTTAGAGGAATTAGAAAAGCATTTTGGTGAAATAGATTATATATCAGATGAACTTGATTTTCAAAAGTACACATATTATTATAATATGGAAATGGGACAAAATGTAAAAATAAAGGCTAGAATGATTAGTTTTAAAAATTTATATTCTCCAGGTTTTTTAGCTGATGCAAAAACTATAACAAATAACATTGAAGCTAAATATGCTGTTGAAGGAAAAAGAAAGGTAAATTTAGATGTTGGTTATATTCATCATATGCAATTTGTGTTAGCAAGTACTAAACCATGGGGAAATAGAATTTATTTATCAAAGGGAATTTACGCAGAAATAACTTTAATGTATGTATATGAACAATGGAAAGCATTTGATCATTCATATCAAAATTTTAAAGATAAAGAATATCAAGATATTTTAACAGTAATTAGAGAAATGTATTTGGAAAAAAGAAAGAAATGGTTAGCAGGTAAAAAATAA
- a CDS encoding CBS domain-containing protein, giving the protein MDLEKNKKIIKIDNNKIFFSFTENKINEKIFEDIYNTYFPDLIIIFKVENDIKVYLSSRKIDILDIFRKYNIKRKNNIFFFLSNEKDIQLLLSTLIDDIKNYFDPVILAKDIMSYPVRTVLADESIEKVYRLMMQTGHNGFPVIDNNELIGLITRKDIEKAMNHGLSKSPVKKFISKNIISVFPKSTIEEIRMKMLENGIGRVLVIDENNTLVGIITRSDILKGKIFHRSKPNIIVDYEEELHKYNVLKKMVKIIKPKYMNLLRLLGIYGTELNMPVYLVGGFVRDLLLERKNFDIDIVVEGDGLKYAKYVSKNLKATFVEHSEFHTGSLFFKDGFRIDIATARTEYYEKPAELPKVELSTIKKDLYRRDFSINAMAIKLNAEEFGVLLDFFGCKRDLEKGIIRVLYNLSFIEDPTRILRAIRFKKRFNFEIDNSTLELLKDAVYNNFIEKVTGMRLREEFEKILSEKNIIESLNEMGELKILDHLFKYSKFKIDKIKHYDKILKFYEWVNENIPEYLNKIKHFHLFLYSYLLNETDKAIMYSYEKYGLPKNFLNNIEKLKNVIYIIKSSNFSKLSDIYKLVENFDNELLITLGGYIDGENISLYKKYLLEIKDLKLNISGKDLINLGINGKQIGKILNEIKLKKLDDNIDEREYLKKFVRDINE; this is encoded by the coding sequence GTGGATTTAGAAAAAAATAAGAAGATAATAAAAATAGATAATAATAAAATATTTTTTTCTTTTACAGAAAATAAAATTAATGAAAAAATATTTGAAGATATATATAATACATACTTTCCAGATTTAATAATTATATTCAAAGTAGAAAATGATATAAAAGTATATTTATCTTCAAGGAAAATTGATATTTTAGATATTTTCAGAAAGTATAATATAAAAAGAAAAAATAATATTTTTTTCTTTTTATCAAATGAAAAAGATATTCAATTATTACTTAGTACTTTAATTGATGATATAAAAAATTATTTTGACCCTGTAATCTTAGCAAAAGATATAATGTCGTATCCTGTTAGAACTGTATTAGCAGATGAGTCTATTGAAAAAGTTTATAGATTAATGATGCAAACTGGGCATAATGGTTTTCCAGTAATCGATAATAATGAACTTATTGGATTAATTACTAGAAAAGATATTGAAAAAGCTATGAATCACGGTTTATCAAAATCCCCTGTAAAAAAGTTTATATCAAAAAATATAATTTCAGTTTTTCCAAAATCAACTATTGAAGAGATTAGAATGAAAATGTTAGAAAATGGAATTGGAAGAGTTTTAGTAATTGATGAAAATAATACTTTGGTAGGTATAATAACTAGATCAGATATATTGAAGGGTAAAATTTTCCATAGATCAAAACCAAATATAATTGTTGATTATGAAGAGGAATTACACAAATATAATGTTTTAAAAAAAATGGTTAAAATAATCAAACCTAAATATATGAATCTATTGAGATTATTAGGTATATATGGCACTGAATTGAATATGCCAGTTTATTTAGTAGGAGGTTTTGTAAGAGATTTATTATTAGAAAGAAAAAATTTTGATATAGATATAGTTGTAGAAGGTGATGGATTAAAATATGCAAAATATGTTTCAAAAAATTTAAAAGCAACATTTGTAGAACATAGTGAATTTCATACAGGATCATTATTTTTTAAAGATGGTTTTAGAATTGATATAGCAACAGCGAGAACAGAGTATTATGAAAAACCTGCTGAATTACCAAAAGTAGAATTAAGTACAATAAAAAAAGATTTATATAGGAGAGATTTTTCAATAAATGCTATGGCAATAAAACTCAATGCTGAAGAATTTGGAGTATTATTAGATTTTTTTGGATGTAAGAGAGATCTTGAGAAAGGTATAATTAGAGTTTTATATAATTTAAGCTTTATTGAAGATCCTACAAGAATATTAAGGGCTATAAGGTTTAAAAAAAGATTTAATTTTGAGATTGATAATAGTACTTTAGAATTATTAAAAGATGCTGTATACAATAATTTCATTGAAAAAGTAACAGGTATGAGATTAAGAGAGGAATTTGAAAAGATATTATCTGAGAAAAATATTATTGAATCTTTAAACGAAATGGGCGAACTAAAAATTTTAGATCATTTATTTAAATATTCAAAATTTAAAATTGATAAGATAAAACATTATGATAAAATATTAAAATTTTATGAGTGGGTAAATGAAAACATTCCAGAATATTTAAATAAAATAAAGCATTTTCATTTATTTTTATATTCATATTTATTAAATGAAACTGATAAAGCTATTATGTATTCATATGAAAAGTATGGGCTTCCTAAAAATTTTTTAAATAATATTGAAAAATTAAAAAATGTTATTTATATTATTAAATCAAGTAATTTTAGTAAATTATCTGATATATATAAACTAGTAGAGAATTTTGATAATGAATTATTAATTACATTGGGTGGATATATAGATGGAGAAAATATATCTTTATATAAAAAATATCTATTAGAAATAAAAGATTTAAAATTAAATATATCTGGAAAGGATTTAATTAATTTAGGTATAAATGGGAAACAAATAGGGAAAATATTAAATGAAATAAAATTGAAAAAGCTTGATGATAATATTGACGAAAGAGAATATTTAAAAAAATTTGTGAGGGACATAAATGAATGA